A region of the Pseudostreptobacillus hongkongensis genome:
ATAAATATGATCACTAACCTTCTTTTGAGCATATCCAACCATAGTTTTTGTAAACATAATGAATGGCCAACAAGATGTTTGAGCCATAAACAATTCACGTGCTGCTTGATTTAATGCTCTATATTCTATTTCATTTCTAGGTTCATATTGAGAAAGTTCTATCATTTTTTCTGCTGCTTTGTGTAAATGTCTGTAAATATAGTCATTTGAATCATCTACCCAAACGTCATAATAACCATTTGCTCCCCAACTTGACATACTAACATCTACAACTTGATTAACCTTATATTTATCTAAATACTGACTAGGTGTTATACTTTCAAAATTAGATTCTTGTATAGCTCTAAATATATATTCTAAGAATATAGGACCCTCATACCACCAATGTCCATAAAGTTCAGCATCATAAGGTGATACTATTATAGGTTTTCTATATTTCATTTTTTTAGATAAATAGTCTAATTGTAAGCTACGATTGTATACAAAATTATACGCATGAGATATAGCTTTGTTTCTTGCTTCGGTTGGATTATATATTTTTTTGTAATCTCCTTTTTTATCTGTTATAGCATGATACTTAATACCCATATTTCTTCTTACACCATCACTATGTAAAAATGGTTTAATATATTCATAATCTAATTCATATCCAGCATCTTTATGAAATTCTCTATAAGACCCATCACCTGGATATCCAACTTCAGATGACCAAACTTGTTCTGATGATTCTAAATCTCTTGCAAAAGCTGCAACTCCATTATTTGTATAAACTGGAGAATAAACTCCATAAACTGGTCTTGGATTAGCATTTTTAATTCCGTGAGCATCAACTAAAAAATATCTTATACCTTCATCTTTAAGGTATGAATCTTGTCCTTTATAGTATGCACACTCTGCAAGCCAAATTCCTTTTGGTTCACGTCCAAAACTATTTATATAGTCAAGTTTTGCCATTTTAACTTGTGCTTTTACTGCATTTGGATAATCTTTCATCATAGGCAGCATACCATGAGTAGCTGTAACCGGTATAATTTCAAGGCATCCAAGATCTTGATAATATCTAAATCTCTTGATTAAATCTTTGTTATGATAAATATAGTAATCTCTTGCACTCGTATATACTTGATAATTATGTTTAGCAACTTCTAACATTTCTGGATCATTTTGTAGTCTTTCTAACTCTAAAGAACAAAATTCAACCATTTTATTCATGTGATTCAAATATCTATTCTGCAACAATTCATCTTGTAACATATTAGATAAAGTCCCAGAAATTGTCATAGTTATATTAAACTTAACTCTATCTCTTGTAAGATTTTCAAACATTTTTAAAAGAGGAATATATGTTTCAGTAATAGCCTCATATAACCAGTCTTCTTCTAAAAATTCTTCATACTCAGGATGCCTAACATAAGGCAAATGTGCATGTAACACTATACTTAAATAACCATTCACTTTAATCACTCCCAAATCTTCTCATAACTATTGCATCACTATTATCTAAATAATATTTTTTTCTTCTAGCTAGT
Encoded here:
- a CDS encoding glycoside hydrolase family 57 protein translates to MNGYLSIVLHAHLPYVRHPEYEEFLEEDWLYEAITETYIPLLKMFENLTRDRVKFNITMTISGTLSNMLQDELLQNRYLNHMNKMVEFCSLELERLQNDPEMLEVAKHNYQVYTSARDYYIYHNKDLIKRFRYYQDLGCLEIIPVTATHGMLPMMKDYPNAVKAQVKMAKLDYINSFGREPKGIWLAECAYYKGQDSYLKDEGIRYFLVDAHGIKNANPRPVYGVYSPVYTNNGVAAFARDLESSEQVWSSEVGYPGDGSYREFHKDAGYELDYEYIKPFLHSDGVRRNMGIKYHAITDKKGDYKKIYNPTEARNKAISHAYNFVYNRSLQLDYLSKKMKYRKPIIVSPYDAELYGHWWYEGPIFLEYIFRAIQESNFESITPSQYLDKYKVNQVVDVSMSSWGANGYYDVWVDDSNDYIYRHLHKAAEKMIELSQYEPRNEIEYRALNQAARELFMAQTSCWPFIMFTKTMVGYAQKKVSDHIYRLFKIYEDFKNGTIDEEWLSEIEGRDNIFRNIDYRVYR